One segment of Triticum aestivum cultivar Chinese Spring chromosome 2A, IWGSC CS RefSeq v2.1, whole genome shotgun sequence DNA contains the following:
- the LOC123188707 gene encoding E3 ubiquitin-protein ligase RHF2A codes for MDEKAAKMEKLSSAAAFVEGGVQDACDDACSICLEAFCDSDPSTVTSCKHDFHLQCILEWCQRSSQCPMCWQAISMKDPLSQELLEAVEQEKNVQADRSRTTAVFRHPMLGHFEVPVDTDDAELEERLVQHLAAAAVTRRSHRHGRREGHRGRSGPHGRTQIVVFSTTETTSSDPISSDSPQVGDSEHSPAIMSAPVDAMEEASANILVHNNTSSNCPVGSNDRISGDEASPINQDGAGPSDPQSFSNTLKTRLQSVSVKYKDSITKNTRGWKERWLSRSDTISSLGSDVRREVNAGIAAVSRMMERLETRDGSGSGPSSASSDNVSSATNNQGAASSNFCASVNGASSSATCASRSGSQ; via the exons atggaCGAGAAGGCAGCCAAGATGGAGAAGCTCTCGTCGGCGGCGGCTTTCGTGGAGGGCGGCGTGCAGGACGCCTGCGACGACGCCTGCAGCATCTGCCTCGAGGCCTTCTGCGACAGCGACCCCTCCACG GTTACAAGCTGCAAGCATGATTTCCATCTCCAGTGCATCCTTGAGTG GTGCCAGAGAAGCTCCCAGTGTCCCATGTGTTGGCAGGCAATCAGCATGAAGGACCCTCTGAG TCAAGAGCTCCTTGAGGCTGTTGAACAGGAGAAGAATGTGCAAGCAGATCGCTCACGCACGACCGCCGTTTTTCGCCATCCAATGCTCGGACATTTTGAG GTACCAGTTGATACAGATGATGCTGAGCTTGAAGAACGTCTCGTGCAACACCTGGCCGCTGCTGCCGTGACACGTAGGTCGCACCGCCATGGTAGAAGGGAAGGCCACCGCGGAAGATCAGGACCACACGGTCGCACACAAATTGTAGTATTTTCGACAACTGAAACTACCTCTAGTGACCCCATTTCTTCAGATTCACCACAAGTAGGGGACAGTGAGCATTCTCCTGCTATAATGTCTGCTCCTGTGGATGCCATGGAAGAAGCATCTGCCAACATACTAGTGCACAATAATACTTCATCTAACTGCCCTGTTGGATCAAATGATAG AATTTCTGGTGATGAAGCATCTCCCATCAACCAGGATGGAGCTGGACCATCCGATCCACAATCTTTCTCAAACACACTCAAGACTCGCCTGCAGTCGGTTTCGGTCAA GTACAAGGACTCGATAACGAAGAACACCCGTGGGTGGAAGGAACGGTGGCTCTCTCGGAGTGACACGATATCGAGTCTTGGTTCTGATGTGAGGAGGGAGGTTAATGCCGGAATCGCTGCTGTGTCTCGCATGATGGAGCGGCTAGAAACGAGGGATGGGAGTGGCTCTGGGCCCTCATCGGCTTCTTCGGACAATGTTTCTTCTGCTACAAATAATCAGGGGGCCGCGTCGTCCAACTTTTGTGCTTCCGTAAATGGCGCCTCGTCTTCGGCAACTTGTGCGTCGAGATCTGGTTCACAATGA